A stretch of the Musa acuminata AAA Group cultivar baxijiao chromosome BXJ2-7, Cavendish_Baxijiao_AAA, whole genome shotgun sequence genome encodes the following:
- the LOC135617058 gene encoding protein DETOXIFICATION 27-like yields MGSGEERVALLDGSRGEEEELESGLGLVQRSWIESKKLWRIVAPAIFSRVVSYSMNVITQAFAGHLGNLELASITIANTVVVGFNFGLMLGMASALETLCGQAFGAKKYHMLGVYMQRSWIVLFLCAVLLLPLYFFATPILILTGQPPELAEQAGTVSMWFIPLHFSFVFIFPLQRFLQCQLKNSVNAIIAAISLVVHLFVTWLFVSKLQFGLIGTTVTLNFSWWVGAFCQFGYVACGGCPETWKGFSMEAFTGLWEFLKLSAASGVMLCLENWYYRILILLTGNLKNAEIAVDAISICMNINGWELMIPLAFFAGTGVRVANELGAGNGKGARFATIVSVVTSSVIGLFFCLLIMALHDKFAFIFTSSSVVIEAVDKLSILLAFTILLNSIQPILSGVAVGSGWQAMVAYVNIGTYYLIGIPLGILLGWIFNLGVMGIWAGMITGTTVQTLILAFITIKCDWEKEALIASARMEIYGSSDKP; encoded by the exons atggGGAGCGGAGAAGAGAGGGTTGCGCTTCTGGACGGAagcagaggagaggaggaggagttggAGTCGGGATTGGGATTGGTACAGAGGAGTTGGATAGAGTCGAAGAAGCTATGGAGGATCGTAGCCCCTGCCATATTCAGCAGAGTGGTGAGCTACAGCATGAACGTCATCACACAGGCCTTCGCTGGCCACCTCGGCAACCTCGAGCTTGCGTCCATCACCATTGCAAACACCGTCGTCGTCGGCTTCAACTTCGGATTGATG TTAGGCATGGCGAGTGCCCTCGAGACACTGTGCGGACAAGCCTTCGGGGCGAAGAAGTACCACATGCTGGGCGTGTACATGCAGCGATCATGGATCGTGCTCTTCCTGTGTGctgtcctcctcctcccgctcTACTTCTTCGCGACCCCGATCCTGATCCTAACAGGCCAGCCGCCGGAGTTGGCGGAGCAAGCCGGGACGGTGTCCATGTGGTTCATCCCGCTGCACTTCTCCTTCGTCTTCATCTTCCCACTGCAGAGGTTCTTGCAATGCCAGCTCAAGAACTCAGTCAACGCCATCATCGCCGCCATCTCCCTGGTGGTCCACCTCTTCGTTACGTGGCTCTTCGTGTCCAAGCTTCAGTTCGGCTTGATTGGCACCACCGTCACCCTCAACTTTTCTTGGTGGGTTGGTGCTTTCTGTCAATTTGGCTACGTCGCATGTGGAGGCTGCCCCGAAACCTGGAAGGGCTTCTCCATGGAAGCATTTACTGGTCTCTGGGAGTTCTTGAAGCTCTCAGCTGCTTCCGGTGTCATGTTGTG CTTGGAGAATTGGTACTACAGAATACTGATCTTACTGACTGGGAATCTTAAGAATGCTGAGATCGCAGTGGATGCCATCTCCATCTG CATGAATATAAATGGATGGGAGTTGATGATTCCCTTAGCATTTTTCGCTGGCACTGG AGTGCGTGTGGCGAATGAGCTCGGCGCTGGCAATGGCAAAGGTGCGAGATTTGCGACCATTGTATCGGTGGTGACATCTTCCGTGATAGGCCTTTTCTTCTGCCTCCTCATAATGGCCCTCCATGACAAGTTTGCTTTCATCTTCACCTCAAGCTCGGTCGTGATCGAAGCAGTCGACAAGCTGTCCATTCTTCTGGCATTCACCATTCTGCTCAACAGCATCCAACCTATCCTGTCCG GTGTTGCGGTTGGTTCAGGTTGGCAAGCTATGGTGGCGTACGTCAACATTGGAACCTACTATTTAATTGGAATACCTCTTGGCATTCTCCTGGGATGGATCTTCAACCTGGGAGTTATG GGCATTTGGGCTGGAATGATCACTGGAACAACAGTTCAGACACTGATCTTGGCCTTCATTACAATCAAATGTGACTGGGAGAAGGAG GCATTGATAGCAAGTGCACGCATGGAGATATATGGTAGCTCCGATAAGCCATAG
- the LOC135617057 gene encoding cytochrome c oxidase subunit 6b-1-like, which yields MADAVPEKTPTPSEQWSLQDKGQPDLSQATVDETAKDENPPDGSSVEVSAQMDNQTPASEVAEKSDEAPVAEEINETPEESETESQEAAEEKPVIKIETAPADFRFPTTNQTRHCFTRYIEYHRCIAAKGEGAPECDKFAKYYRSLCPSEWIERWNEQRANGTFPGPL from the exons ATGGCGGACGCCGTCCCGGAGAAAACCCCCACCCCATCCGAG CAATGGTCACTCCAGGACAAAGGACAGCCAGATCTGAGTCAGGCCACTGTTGATGAAACAGCTAAAGATGAAAATCCACCTGATGGCAGTTCTGTTGAAGTTAGCGCACAGATGGATAATCAAACTCCTGCTTCAGAAGTCGCGGAGAAGAGTGATGAAGCTCCCGTAGCAGAGGAAATTAATGAAACTCCTGAGGAATCGGAGACAGAATCACAAGAGGCTGCTGAAGAGAAACCAgttataaag ATTGAGACAGCCCCTGCTGATTTTCGTTTTCCAACAACAAACCAAACAAGGCATTGCTTTACTCGTTATATTGAATATCACAG GTGCATAGCTGCAAAGGGAGAAGGTGCTCCTGAGTGTGATAAATTTGCAAAATATTACCGCTCTCTTTGCCCAAGCGAATGG ATCGAGAGATGGAATGAGCAACGGGCAAATGGGACATTTCCTGGTCCTTTGTAG
- the LOC135617056 gene encoding alcohol dehydrogenase-like 7: MDESSAPKPIRCRAAVCRAGGEPLQIEEVVVAPPKAYEVRIKIICTSLCHSDVTIWSIKDPAGFPKIFGHEAVGVVESVGEHVEEVSVGDMVLPFCLAHCGDCVDCRSVRSNVCTGVPLGLLDVVMSRDGTSRFTDASGAPVQHFLNVSSFSEYTVVDVTRVVKVAAAMPPEKACLLSCGVSTGVGAAWKAAAVEPKSTVAVFGLGSVGLAVAEGARLQGAGRIIGVDLNPDKFEIGKKFGITDFVNPKDIGERSVSEVIKEMTGGGADYCFECIGLASLMQDAFQSCRPGWGKTIILGLEMHLSPMSISTLEILQGKSIIGSLLGGIKPKTDIPILMNRYLNKELHLDEFITHEVGFHDINKAFELLMAGKSLRCIIWMDR, translated from the exons atggacgaGAGCAGTGCCCCGAAGCCCATCAGATGCAGAG CTGCGGTGTGCAGAGCCGGCGGGGAGCCGCTCCAGatcgaggaggtggtggtggcgcCGCCCAAAGCCTACGAAGTCCGCATCAAGATCATCTGCACCTCCCTTTGCCACAGCGACGTCACCATCTGGAGCATCAAG GATCCCGCTGGCTTCCCCAAAATTTTCGGCCACGAAGCCGTCGG GGTGGTGGAGAGCGTGGGGGAGCATGTGGAGGAGGTCAGCGTGGGTGACATGGTGCTGCCGTTCTGCCTGGCGCACTGCGGCGATTGCGTCGACTGCCGGTCGGTGCGGAGCAACGTGTGCACGGGGGTGCCGCTCGGACTGTTGGACGTGGTGATGTCGCGGGACGGCACCTCCCGGTTCACCGACGCCTCCGGGGCGCCGGTGCAGCACTTCCTCAACGTCTCCAGCTTCAGCGAGTACACCGTCGTCGACGTCACCCGCGTCGTCAAGGTGGCTGCCGCCATGCCGCCCGAGAAGGCCTGCCTCCTCAGCTGCGGCGTCTCCACCG GAGTGGGGGCTGCTTGGAAGGCGGCTGCTGTGGAGCCTAAATCTACGGTGGCTGTCTTTGGACTTGGATCTGTCGGATTGGCG GTTGCAGAAGGGGCGAGGCTGCAAGGTGCAGGCAGGATTATAGGTGTTGATCTGAACCCTGACAAGTTTGAGATCG GGAAGAAGTTTGGGATCACTGATTTCGTAAACCCAAAGGACATCGGAGAGCGATCTGTCAGTGAG GTGATCAAGGAAATGACCGGTGGAGGTGCAGATTATTGCTTTGAGTGCATCGGCTTAGCATCACTGATGCAAGATGCATTCCAAAGCTGTCGACCG GGTTGGGGCAAGACGATCATTCTTGGGTTGGAAATGCATCTCTCACCAATGAGCATAAGCACCTTGGAGATCTTGCAAGGAAAATCCATCATTGGCTCATTGCTTGGGGGAATCAAGCCGAAAACCGACATTCCAATACTGATGAATCGATACCTTAATAAG GAGCTTCACCTGGATGAGTTCATAACACATGAGGTTGGCTTTCATGACATAAACAAAGCTTTTGAGCTGCTGATGGCAGGGAAGAGTCTCAGGtgcatcatatggatggataggtAA
- the LOC135617059 gene encoding homeobox-leucine zipper protein HOX13-like, with the protein MKRLSSSHSFKGPQGKDVGLISIPPSVEEKGKYEAVLVDGIEEVECEEEEELCSNGPSGLGEKKRRLSVDQVKALEKNFEVENKLDPERKVRLARDLGLQPRQVAVWFQNRRARWKTKQLERDYGALKSLHDDLKLDCDALRRDKELLLAEIRELKAKLADTGMDATQSEIIKAVEEARAPLIYKDGASDSDSSVVFNDETSPYGGLVLHQNCLMEFKPRSSSLSFENKAMDEGFLGGDELCSSLFSEQPAPSLSWYCSDPCEYKGD; encoded by the exons ATGAAGAGGCTCAGCAGCTCACACTCTTTTAAGGGTCCTCAAGGAAAAGATGTCGGTCTTATCTCCATCCCCCCTTCAG TGGAAGAAAAGGGTAAGTACGAGGCCGTCCTTGTCGATGGAATTGAGGAGGTGGAgtgcgaggaggaagaggagctcTGCAGCAATGGCCCGTCGGGGCTGGGGGAGAAGAAGCGCCGGCTCAGCGTGGACCAAGTCAAGGCTCTGGAGAAGAACTTCGAAGTGGAGAATAAGCTAGATCCGGAGAGGAAGGTGAGGCTGGCACGAGATCTGGGCCTGCAGCCGCGGCAGGTCGCCGTCTGGTTCCAGAACCGCCGCGCCCGGTGGAAGACGAAGCAGCTCGAGCGCGACTACGGCGCGCTCAAGTCCCTTCACGACGACCTTAAGCTCGACTGCGATGCCCTCCGCCGCGACAAGGAGCTGCTCCTAGCCGAG ATAAGGGAGCTCAAAGCCAAGCTCGCAGACACGGGGATGGACGCAACGCAGTCTGAGATCATCAAAGCAGTAGAGGAGGCGAGAGCTCCATTGATCTACAAGGACGGCGCCTCAGACAGTGATTCGAGTGTGGTGTTCAATGATGAAACAAGCCCTTATGGCGGTCTGGTGTTGCACCAAAACTGTCTCATGGAATTCAAGCCTCGTTCTTCTTCCTTGTCCTTCGAGAACAAAGCCATGGATGAGGGGTTTCTAGGTGGAGACGAGCTTTGCAGCAGCTTGTTCTCGGAACAACCGGCACCAAGCCTCTCCTGGTACTGCTCGGATCCATGCGAGTACAAAGGGGATTAG